One Cellulomonas sp. Y8 DNA segment encodes these proteins:
- the dnaB gene encoding replicative DNA helicase, with the protein MTIEELEYGAPAGQGRAAFDRTPPQDLDAEQSVLGGMMISKDAIADVVEEIRGSDFYRPAHEAIYDAVLDLYGRGEPADAVTVADELTKRGEIGRVGGVPYLHTLISMVPTAANAGYYARIVRERAVLRRLVEAGTRIVQLGYATDGGDVEEIVNNAQAEVYAVSDRRTTEDYHRLGEVVAGTLDEIESAGHRGEGMVGVPTGFADLDRLTNGLHPGQMIVIAARPAIGKSTLALDFARAASIKHQQASVVFSLEMSRSEITMRLLSAEGRVPLQKMRNGSMGDDDWQKLAQIQGKLTEAPLFIDDSPNMSLMEIRAKCRRLKQKHDLKLVIIDYLQLMSSGKRVESRQQEVSEFSRALKLLAKELEVPVIALSQLNRGPEQRTDKKPAMSDLRESGSIEQDADMVILLHREDAYERESPRAGEADLIVAKHRNGPTDVITVAFQGHYSRFVDMQA; encoded by the coding sequence GTGACGATCGAGGAGCTCGAGTACGGGGCCCCCGCGGGCCAGGGCCGCGCGGCGTTCGACCGGACCCCGCCGCAGGACCTCGACGCCGAGCAGAGCGTGCTCGGCGGCATGATGATCTCGAAGGACGCCATCGCGGACGTCGTCGAGGAGATCCGCGGCAGCGACTTCTACCGCCCGGCGCACGAGGCGATCTACGACGCGGTCCTCGACCTGTACGGCCGCGGCGAGCCCGCCGACGCCGTCACCGTCGCGGACGAGCTGACCAAGCGCGGCGAGATCGGTCGCGTCGGCGGCGTGCCGTACCTGCACACCCTCATCTCGATGGTGCCGACCGCGGCCAACGCCGGCTACTACGCCCGCATCGTCCGGGAGCGCGCCGTGCTGCGCCGCCTCGTCGAGGCCGGCACCCGCATCGTGCAGCTCGGCTACGCGACCGACGGCGGCGACGTCGAGGAGATCGTCAACAACGCCCAGGCCGAGGTCTACGCGGTCAGCGACCGCCGCACCACCGAGGACTACCACCGCCTCGGCGAGGTCGTCGCCGGCACCCTGGACGAGATCGAGTCCGCCGGGCACCGCGGCGAGGGCATGGTGGGCGTGCCGACCGGCTTCGCCGACCTCGACCGCCTGACGAACGGCCTGCACCCGGGCCAGATGATCGTCATCGCGGCCCGCCCCGCCATCGGCAAGTCGACGCTCGCGCTGGACTTCGCGCGCGCCGCGTCGATCAAGCACCAGCAGGCGTCCGTCGTCTTCTCGCTCGAGATGAGCCGCTCCGAGATCACCATGCGTCTGCTGTCCGCCGAGGGCCGCGTGCCCCTGCAGAAGATGCGCAACGGCTCGATGGGCGACGACGACTGGCAGAAGCTCGCGCAGATCCAGGGCAAGCTCACCGAGGCGCCGCTGTTCATCGACGACTCGCCCAACATGTCGCTCATGGAGATCCGGGCGAAGTGCCGGCGGCTCAAGCAGAAGCACGACCTCAAGCTCGTGATCATCGACTACCTGCAGCTGATGTCGTCCGGCAAGCGCGTCGAGTCGCGCCAGCAGGAGGTCTCGGAGTTCTCGCGTGCGCTCAAGCTGCTCGCCAAGGAGCTCGAGGTGCCGGTCATCGCGCTGTCGCAGCTGAACCGTGGTCCCGAGCAGCGCACCGACAAGAAGCCCGCGATGTCCGACCTGCGTGAGTCCGGCTCCATCGAGCAGGACGCCGACATGGTCATCCTGCTGCACCGCGAGGACGCGTACGAGCGGGAGTCGCCGCGCGCGGGCGAGGCCGACCTGATCGTGGCCAAGCACCGTAACGGCCCGACCGACGTCATCACCGTGGCGTTCCAGGGGCACTACTCGCGGTTCGTGGACATGCAGGCCTGA
- a CDS encoding MATE family efflux transporter, translated as MPSTVDRQILGLAVPALGALVAEPLFVLVDSAIVGRLGTTELAGLSLASTLLVTVVGLCVFLAYATTAVVARRLGAGDRTGALQVGVDGLWLAAGLGVVLAAVAMLVAPWAVGALGATGDVAHQAVLYLRASAPGLPGMLVVLAATGALRGLQDTRTPLVVAGVGAAVNAVLNVVLVYGLHLGIAGSGAGTAATQVAMGVALVVVVVRGARAAGSSLRPAPGGILAGVRTGTPLLLRTLSLRAAILLTVWVATGLGPVALAGHQVVNAVWGFVAFALDALAIAAQALIGHALGAGDTGLVRALLRRTLAWGVGAGVVLGVLTGRLGWWLSALFTSDPDVRHAVTLSLAVAAVLMPMAGWVFVLDGVLIGAGDGRFLAAAGMVTLAVYVPFALAVRAWAPDGWAGLAWLWAAFAGVFMLARAVTTGLRARRDTWMVTGA; from the coding sequence GTGCCGTCCACCGTCGACCGCCAGATCCTCGGCCTCGCCGTGCCCGCGCTGGGCGCGCTGGTGGCCGAGCCGCTGTTCGTGCTGGTCGACTCGGCCATCGTCGGACGTCTGGGGACGACCGAGCTCGCGGGGCTGTCGCTCGCCTCGACGCTCCTGGTGACCGTCGTCGGCCTGTGCGTCTTCCTCGCGTACGCGACCACGGCGGTCGTCGCCCGGAGGCTCGGCGCGGGCGACCGTACCGGCGCGCTGCAGGTCGGCGTCGACGGGCTCTGGCTCGCGGCCGGCCTGGGCGTGGTCCTGGCGGCGGTCGCGATGCTGGTGGCGCCCTGGGCGGTCGGGGCGCTCGGCGCGACCGGGGACGTCGCGCACCAGGCCGTGCTCTACCTGCGCGCGTCCGCCCCGGGGCTGCCGGGGATGCTGGTCGTGCTCGCCGCCACCGGGGCGCTGCGCGGGCTGCAGGACACGAGGACGCCCCTGGTGGTCGCCGGGGTCGGCGCGGCGGTCAACGCCGTGCTCAACGTCGTGCTCGTCTACGGCCTGCACCTCGGCATCGCCGGCTCGGGCGCGGGCACCGCGGCCACGCAGGTCGCGATGGGCGTGGCGCTCGTCGTGGTCGTGGTCCGGGGCGCGCGGGCGGCCGGGTCCTCGCTGCGGCCGGCGCCCGGCGGCATCCTCGCCGGTGTCCGCACCGGCACCCCGCTGCTGCTGCGGACCCTGTCGCTGCGCGCGGCGATCCTGCTGACCGTGTGGGTCGCCACGGGCCTCGGCCCGGTCGCCCTGGCCGGGCACCAGGTCGTCAACGCGGTCTGGGGCTTCGTGGCGTTCGCCCTGGACGCGCTCGCGATCGCCGCGCAGGCGCTCATCGGGCACGCCCTCGGCGCCGGCGACACGGGGTTGGTGCGCGCGCTGCTGCGCCGCACGCTCGCCTGGGGCGTCGGTGCGGGCGTCGTGCTCGGGGTGCTGACCGGCCGGCTCGGCTGGTGGCTGTCGGCGCTGTTCACCTCGGACCCGGACGTGCGGCACGCAGTGACCCTGAGCCTGGCGGTCGCGGCGGTCCTCATGCCCATGGCCGGCTGGGTGTTCGTGCTCGACGGCGTGCTCATCGGCGCCGGCGACGGCCGGTTCCTCGCCGCGGCCGGGATGGTGACGCTCGCGGTCTACGTGCCGTTCGCCCTGGCGGTGCGGGCCTGGGCGCCGGACGGCTGGGCCGGGCTCGCCTGGCTCTGGGCGGCGTTCGCGGGGGTGTTCATGCTCGCGCGGGCCGTGACGACCGGGCTGCGGGCGCGACGCGACACGTGGATGGTCACCGGGGCCTGA
- the arsM gene encoding arsenite methyltransferase, which yields MGDVRDEVRRRYAEAATSVTLAATATPAQDCCGGGCGTDAAETGFGASLYDATALAGIPVEAQLASLGCGNPVAVADLRPGERVLDLGSGGGIDVLLSARRVGPTGFAHGVDMTDEMLELARDNAARAGATNVAFHRGTIEDLPLPDASVDVVISNCVVNLSPDKPRVLAEAFRVLAPGGRLGISDVVAEDRLTPDQRAERGSYVGCIAGALSQGEYLGLLAAAGFVEADVAPTHAVADGMHGALVRATKPAAAPTTEENR from the coding sequence ATGGGCGACGTGCGCGACGAGGTCCGCCGCCGGTACGCGGAGGCCGCCACGTCGGTGACCCTCGCGGCGACCGCGACCCCCGCCCAGGACTGCTGCGGCGGGGGCTGCGGCACGGACGCCGCGGAGACCGGGTTCGGTGCCTCCCTCTACGACGCGACGGCGCTGGCGGGCATCCCCGTCGAGGCGCAGCTCGCCTCGCTCGGCTGCGGCAACCCGGTGGCGGTCGCCGACCTCCGCCCCGGCGAGCGCGTGCTCGACCTCGGGTCCGGGGGCGGCATCGACGTGCTGCTGTCCGCGCGGCGCGTCGGCCCGACCGGGTTCGCCCACGGGGTGGACATGACGGACGAGATGCTCGAGCTCGCCCGGGACAACGCCGCGCGCGCCGGCGCGACCAACGTGGCGTTCCACCGCGGCACCATCGAGGACCTGCCGCTCCCGGACGCGTCGGTCGACGTCGTGATCTCGAACTGCGTCGTCAACCTGTCCCCCGACAAGCCGCGCGTGCTGGCCGAGGCGTTCCGCGTGCTCGCACCGGGCGGCCGCCTCGGCATCTCGGACGTCGTGGCGGAGGACCGGCTCACACCCGACCAGCGCGCCGAGCGGGGCTCGTACGTCGGCTGCATCGCGGGCGCCCTGTCCCAGGGCGAGTACCTCGGGCTCCTGGCGGCGGCCGGGTTCGTGGAGGCCGACGTGGCCCCGACCCACGCCGTCGCCGACGGCATGCACGGCGCCCTCGTGCGCGCCACCAAGCCGGCCGCCGCGCCGACCACCGAGGAGAACCGATGA
- a CDS encoding arsenate reductase ArsC: MTDHRPSVLFVCVHNAGRSQMAAGLLASLSGGAVEVRSAGSAPADRVNPVAVEAMAELGIDLATERPKVLTPEAVQASDVVVTMGCGDACPYYPGTRYEDWVLEDPAGQDLAMVRGVRDEIRGRVAALLASLGVPQAGPLARA; the protein is encoded by the coding sequence ATGACCGACCACCGCCCCAGCGTCCTGTTCGTCTGCGTGCACAACGCCGGACGCTCGCAGATGGCCGCGGGCCTGCTCGCGTCGCTGTCCGGGGGCGCGGTCGAGGTGCGCTCCGCCGGGTCCGCGCCCGCGGACCGGGTCAACCCCGTGGCCGTCGAGGCGATGGCCGAGCTCGGGATCGACCTGGCGACCGAGCGGCCCAAGGTCCTCACCCCCGAGGCCGTGCAGGCGTCCGATGTCGTGGTGACGATGGGCTGCGGCGACGCGTGCCCGTACTACCCCGGGACGCGGTACGAGGACTGGGTGCTCGAGGACCCGGCCGGCCAGGACCTGGCGATGGTGCGCGGCGTGCGGGACGAGATCCGCGGGCGCGTCGCGGCGCTCCTGGCGTCGCTGGGCGTGCCGCAGGCGGGTCCGCTCGCCCGGGCCTGA
- the rplI gene encoding 50S ribosomal protein L9, with the protein MAKLILTHEVTGLGAPGDVVDVKDGYARNYLVPRGLATAWSKGAEKEITAIRRARKTREIATLDEARAVRDSLQGNPVTVAAKSGDAGRLFGAVTTAEIADAVKAAGGPSIDRRKIEVAQPIKATGEYAVQVRLHPEVSAKLTVKVVAA; encoded by the coding sequence ATGGCCAAGCTCATCCTGACCCACGAGGTCACGGGCCTCGGCGCTCCCGGCGACGTCGTCGACGTCAAGGACGGGTACGCCCGCAACTACCTCGTCCCGCGTGGTCTCGCGACCGCGTGGAGCAAGGGCGCGGAGAAGGAGATCACGGCGATCCGCCGTGCTCGCAAGACCCGCGAGATCGCGACCCTCGACGAGGCGCGCGCCGTGCGCGACTCGCTGCAGGGCAACCCGGTCACCGTGGCGGCGAAGTCCGGGGACGCCGGCCGCCTCTTCGGTGCGGTCACGACCGCCGAGATCGCCGACGCGGTCAAGGCCGCCGGCGGCCCGTCGATCGACCGCCGCAAGATCGAGGTCGCGCAGCCGATCAAGGCGACCGGCGAGTACGCGGTGCAGGTCCGCCTGCACCCGGAGGTCTCCGCGAAGCTGACCGTCAAGGTCGTCGCGGCCTGA
- the rpsR gene encoding 30S ribosomal protein S18 — MAKAVVRKPKKKQNPLKAAKIESVDYKDTALLRKFISDRGKIRARRVTGVSVQEQRAIARAVKNAREMALLPYSSSAR, encoded by the coding sequence ATGGCCAAGGCCGTTGTCCGGAAGCCCAAGAAGAAGCAGAACCCGCTCAAGGCGGCGAAGATCGAGTCGGTCGACTACAAGGACACCGCCCTGCTGCGGAAGTTCATCTCCGACCGCGGGAAGATCCGCGCCCGCCGCGTGACCGGCGTGTCCGTCCAGGAGCAGCGCGCGATCGCGCGGGCCGTGAAGAACGCCCGCGAGATGGCGCTCCTGCCGTACTCGTCGTCGGCTCGCTGA
- a CDS encoding single-stranded DNA-binding protein, producing MAGDTTITVIGNLTADPELRFTPSGAAVANFTVASTPRTFDRQSNEWKDGDTLFLRCSIWREAAENVAESLTKGTRVIVSGRLVQRSYETREGEKRTVYELQVDEVGPSLRYASAKVTRTQRSGGGGGGFGGGGGGGFNGGGGGGGGFNGGGQSAQQDDPWATPAGGGGAGGYSDEPPF from the coding sequence ATGGCTGGTGACACCACCATCACGGTGATCGGGAACCTGACCGCCGACCCGGAGCTGCGGTTCACGCCGTCCGGCGCCGCGGTCGCGAACTTCACCGTGGCGTCCACGCCGCGCACGTTCGACCGCCAGAGCAACGAGTGGAAGGACGGCGACACGCTGTTCCTCCGCTGCTCGATCTGGCGGGAGGCGGCGGAGAACGTCGCCGAGTCGCTCACCAAGGGCACCCGCGTGATCGTCAGCGGCCGCCTCGTCCAGCGGTCCTACGAGACCCGCGAGGGCGAGAAGCGCACCGTCTACGAGCTGCAGGTCGACGAGGTCGGCCCCTCGCTCCGCTACGCCTCGGCCAAGGTCACCCGGACCCAGCGGTCCGGTGGTGGCGGCGGCGGGTTCGGCGGCGGCGGTGGGGGCGGCTTCAACGGCGGCGGCGGCGGCGGTGGCGGGTTCAACGGCGGCGGCCAGTCCGCGCAGCAGGACGACCCGTGGGCCACGCCCGCGGGCGGCGGCGGCGCGGGTGGCTACTCCGACGAGCCCCCGTTCTGA
- the rpsF gene encoding 30S ribosomal protein S6 produces the protein MSLRQYEIMIILDPSIDERTVAPSLDKYLSVVKTDGGSVDNVDIWGRRRLAYDIKKKSEGIYAVVDFSSTSDTAKELDRQLGLNEVVLRTKVLRKES, from the coding sequence ATGAGCCTGCGTCAGTACGAGATCATGATCATCCTCGACCCCAGCATCGACGAGCGCACCGTCGCCCCGTCGCTCGACAAGTACCTGTCGGTCGTCAAGACCGACGGCGGCTCCGTCGACAACGTGGACATCTGGGGCCGTCGCCGCCTGGCGTACGACATCAAGAAGAAGTCCGAGGGCATCTACGCCGTCGTCGACTTCTCCTCGACGTCGGACACCGCCAAGGAGCTGGACCGTCAGCTGGGCCTGAACGAGGTCGTCCTGCGCACGAAGGTCCTCCGCAAGGAGTCCTGA
- a CDS encoding transglycosylase domain-containing protein yields the protein MAGSNRRSAASAARGTAASGGRRRFIDYPRRGYRGLHRWLPSWRFVVGSVIGFVFLCLGLGVAAYALTDVPAPDEFVEAQKSTVLYADGSPMGTFPGPNRTIVEYESLPEFMGQAVVSAEDRTFFENQGISVTGMARAFINNVRGGATQGGSTLTQQYVERYYVGQTTTGYVGKAKEALLAIKIAQSETKEQILGRYLNTIYFGRDAYGVEAASQAYFGHPSADLTVSEAALLAGVIPSPNNWDPAVSPEKAQQRWEYVLDGMVRDGYLTQADRDAQTFPAIVEYQRNETYGGTTGYLLQYVKRELTATGSITDEMISSGGLTITTTIDPAVQGNAVAAVQSMRDGGLSDGELPSAALKVGLVSIDPATGGIVSLYGGSDFLADQIDRASRDAIQGGSTFKPFTLIAALENGIPLSKRYSGVSPQEFGDWKVNNFSGQDFGNIDLVKATEQSVNTVYAQVNLEVGPEKTADVATRAGVTTPVSSVDSNVLGADAVRPIDMASAYATIAAQGVYHKPFMVAQAVYPDGDVAYAGQTQPVQTFDAGVMADTTYAMTQVVQKGSAEKYVSPLDRPIAGKTGTSQENKSAWFVGFTPQIVTAVGLSQVGENGKDQVTITPWGGVKEVTGGTYPSELWAAYMKPVFELPQYAAVVDFPKRANVNGAAVPTSEPTTSAPVETQAPEPEQPTTVAVPSGLTGQLSGDAQAALQNAGLVPSVAEEFNAATAGTVLGVSPGEGSQVAPGSTVTLRVSKGPQPQPQPTQQPTGQPGNNGQAGNNGQAGGNAGNPGTGG from the coding sequence GTGGCAGGCTCGAACCGACGGTCCGCGGCGTCCGCCGCACGCGGTACCGCCGCGTCCGGCGGACGGCGGCGGTTCATCGACTACCCCCGGCGGGGCTACCGCGGTCTGCACCGCTGGCTGCCGTCGTGGCGGTTCGTCGTCGGGTCCGTCATCGGCTTCGTCTTCCTGTGCCTCGGGCTCGGCGTCGCCGCGTACGCGCTCACCGACGTGCCGGCGCCGGACGAGTTCGTCGAGGCGCAGAAGTCGACCGTGCTCTACGCCGACGGGTCGCCGATGGGCACGTTCCCCGGTCCGAACCGCACCATCGTCGAGTACGAGTCGCTGCCCGAGTTCATGGGCCAGGCCGTGGTGTCGGCCGAGGACCGCACGTTCTTCGAGAACCAGGGCATCTCCGTCACGGGCATGGCCCGCGCGTTCATCAACAACGTGCGCGGCGGCGCGACGCAGGGCGGGTCGACCCTCACCCAGCAGTACGTCGAGCGGTACTACGTCGGCCAGACCACGACGGGCTACGTCGGCAAGGCCAAGGAGGCGCTGCTCGCGATCAAGATCGCGCAGTCGGAGACCAAGGAGCAGATCCTCGGGCGCTACCTCAACACGATCTACTTCGGCCGGGACGCGTACGGCGTCGAGGCCGCGTCGCAGGCGTACTTCGGCCACCCGTCGGCGGACCTCACGGTGTCCGAGGCGGCGCTCCTGGCCGGCGTCATCCCCTCGCCGAACAACTGGGACCCCGCCGTCAGCCCGGAGAAGGCGCAGCAGCGCTGGGAGTACGTCCTCGACGGCATGGTCCGCGACGGCTACCTCACGCAGGCCGACCGGGACGCGCAGACGTTCCCGGCCATCGTCGAGTACCAGCGCAACGAGACCTACGGCGGCACGACCGGCTACCTGCTGCAGTACGTGAAGCGCGAGCTCACGGCGACCGGGTCGATCACCGACGAGATGATCAGCTCGGGCGGCCTGACGATCACGACGACGATCGACCCCGCGGTGCAGGGGAACGCGGTGGCCGCGGTGCAGAGCATGCGGGACGGCGGCCTGTCCGACGGCGAGCTCCCGTCCGCCGCGCTCAAGGTCGGCCTCGTCTCGATCGACCCGGCGACCGGCGGCATCGTCTCGCTGTACGGCGGTTCCGACTTCCTCGCCGACCAGATCGACCGCGCGAGCCGCGACGCCATCCAGGGTGGCTCGACGTTCAAGCCGTTCACGCTGATCGCGGCCCTCGAGAACGGGATCCCGCTGAGCAAGCGGTACTCGGGCGTCTCCCCGCAGGAGTTCGGCGACTGGAAGGTCAACAACTTCAGCGGCCAGGACTTCGGCAACATCGATCTGGTCAAGGCGACCGAGCAGTCCGTGAACACGGTCTACGCCCAGGTCAACCTCGAGGTCGGTCCCGAGAAGACCGCCGACGTCGCGACGAGAGCCGGCGTCACCACGCCGGTGTCGTCCGTCGACTCGAACGTGCTCGGCGCCGACGCCGTGCGACCGATCGACATGGCGTCCGCCTACGCGACCATCGCGGCGCAGGGGGTGTACCACAAGCCGTTCATGGTGGCGCAGGCCGTCTACCCCGACGGGGACGTCGCCTACGCGGGGCAGACCCAGCCGGTGCAGACGTTCGACGCCGGGGTCATGGCCGACACGACCTACGCGATGACCCAGGTGGTCCAGAAGGGTTCCGCGGAGAAGTACGTCAGCCCGCTGGACCGGCCGATCGCCGGCAAGACGGGGACCTCCCAGGAGAACAAGTCGGCCTGGTTCGTCGGCTTCACCCCGCAGATCGTCACCGCGGTCGGGCTCAGCCAGGTGGGCGAGAACGGCAAGGACCAGGTCACGATCACGCCGTGGGGCGGTGTCAAGGAGGTCACCGGCGGCACGTACCCGTCCGAGCTCTGGGCCGCCTACATGAAGCCGGTCTTCGAGCTGCCGCAGTACGCCGCCGTGGTCGACTTCCCCAAGCGGGCGAACGTCAACGGCGCCGCCGTGCCGACCTCCGAGCCGACCACGTCGGCGCCCGTCGAGACCCAGGCGCCCGAGCCCGAGCAGCCGACGACCGTCGCGGTGCCGTCCGGCCTCACCGGGCAGCTGTCGGGAGACGCGCAGGCCGCGCTCCAGAACGCCGGGCTCGTGCCCTCCGTCGCGGAGGAGTTCAACGCGGCGACGGCCGGCACGGTCCTGGGCGTGAGCCCGGGGGAGGGATCGCAGGTGGCCCCCGGGTCGACCGTGACCCTCCGCGTCTCCAAGGGCCCCCAGCCGCAGCCGCAGCCGACGCAGCAGCCGACCGGGCAGCCCGGCAACAACGGGCAGGCCGGGAACAACGGCCAGGCCGGGGGCAACGCCGGGAACCCCGGCACCGGCGGCTGA
- a CDS encoding PadR family transcriptional regulator has protein sequence MRGRSDVLESAILGLLHDSPMHGYELRKRLNLLLGSFRALSYGSLYPALKSLVARGLIAGSDPQQAPAHGLAGKRARIVYQLTAEGKEQFQHVLASSGPAAWEDENFGFRFAFFGQTDAETRLRILEGRRTRMTERLELIKDSVSRTRVRMDEYTLELQRHGLEQVEREVRWLDDLIDHERSNRGARPRGAGRPADARTNAVEDDSIVAAPTPQKERG, from the coding sequence GTGCGCGGACGTTCCGACGTGCTCGAGTCGGCCATCCTCGGGCTGCTGCACGACTCCCCGATGCACGGGTACGAGCTGCGCAAGCGGCTCAACCTCCTGCTCGGCTCGTTCCGCGCGCTGTCCTACGGGTCGCTGTACCCGGCGCTCAAGTCGCTGGTGGCGCGCGGCCTCATCGCCGGGTCCGACCCGCAGCAGGCCCCGGCCCACGGGCTGGCCGGCAAGCGGGCCCGGATCGTCTACCAGCTCACGGCCGAGGGCAAGGAGCAGTTCCAGCACGTGCTGGCCTCCTCCGGCCCCGCCGCGTGGGAGGACGAGAACTTCGGGTTCCGGTTCGCGTTCTTCGGGCAGACCGACGCCGAGACCCGGCTGCGGATCCTCGAGGGCCGGCGCACCCGGATGACGGAGCGCCTGGAGCTGATCAAGGACTCCGTGTCCCGCACCCGCGTCCGCATGGACGAGTACACCCTCGAGCTGCAGCGCCACGGGCTCGAGCAGGTCGAGCGCGAGGTCCGCTGGCTCGACGACCTCATCGACCACGAGCGCAGCAACCGCGGCGCCCGTCCCCGCGGCGCCGGCCGGCCGGCCGACGCCCGCACGAACGCTGTCGAGGATGACTCCATCGTCGCGGCACCAACCCCTCAGAAGGAGCGAGGATGA
- a CDS encoding inositol-3-phosphate synthase, with translation MTAIRVAIAGVGNCASSLVQGVHYYADADPSTKVPGLMHVQFGDYHVSDLEFVLAFDVDAKKVGFDLSEAIVASENNTIKIADVPPLGVTVQRGPTLDGVGKYYAQTIEVSDAEPVDVVQALKDAKVDVLVSYLPVGSEEADKFYAQAAIDAGVAFVNALPVFIASDPELAAKFEAAGVPIVGDDIKSQVGATITHRVLARLFEDRGVILDRTYQLNVGGNMDFKNMLERERLESKKISKTQAVTSNLEDGPLAGKKDDRNVHIGPSDYVAWLDDRKWAYVRLEGRAFGEVPLNLEYKLEVWDSPNSAGIIIDAVRAAKIALDRGIGGPILSASTYFMKSPPVQHEDQHGRELVEKFIRGEIER, from the coding sequence ATGACCGCCATCCGCGTTGCGATCGCGGGCGTGGGCAACTGCGCCTCGTCGCTTGTCCAGGGCGTGCACTACTACGCCGACGCCGACCCGAGCACCAAGGTCCCGGGCCTCATGCACGTGCAGTTCGGCGACTACCACGTCTCCGACCTGGAGTTCGTCCTGGCGTTCGACGTCGACGCCAAGAAGGTCGGCTTCGACCTGTCGGAGGCGATCGTCGCGTCCGAGAACAACACCATCAAGATCGCCGACGTCCCGCCGCTCGGCGTGACCGTCCAGCGCGGCCCGACCCTCGACGGCGTCGGCAAGTACTACGCGCAGACGATCGAGGTGTCCGACGCGGAGCCGGTCGACGTCGTCCAGGCGCTCAAGGACGCGAAGGTGGACGTCCTCGTCTCCTACCTGCCGGTGGGCTCCGAGGAGGCCGACAAGTTCTACGCGCAGGCCGCGATCGACGCGGGCGTGGCCTTCGTCAACGCGCTGCCGGTGTTCATCGCCTCCGACCCGGAGTTGGCGGCGAAGTTCGAGGCGGCCGGCGTGCCGATCGTCGGCGACGACATCAAGTCCCAGGTCGGCGCGACCATCACGCACCGCGTGCTCGCCCGCCTGTTCGAGGACCGCGGCGTCATCCTGGACCGCACGTACCAGCTGAACGTCGGCGGCAACATGGACTTCAAGAACATGCTCGAGCGCGAGCGCCTGGAGTCCAAGAAGATCTCGAAGACGCAGGCCGTCACCTCGAACCTCGAGGACGGCCCGCTGGCCGGCAAGAAGGACGACCGCAACGTCCACATCGGCCCGTCGGACTACGTCGCCTGGCTCGACGACCGCAAGTGGGCGTACGTCCGCCTCGAGGGTCGCGCGTTCGGCGAGGTGCCCCTGAACCTCGAGTACAAGCTCGAGGTCTGGGACTCCCCGAACTCCGCCGGCATCATCATCGACGCCGTCCGCGCCGCGAAGATCGCGCTGGACCGCGGCATCGGCGGCCCGATCCTGTCGGCGTCGACCTACTTCATGAAGTCCCCGCCGGTCCAGCACGAGGACCAGCACGGCCGGGAGCTCGTGGAGAAGTTCATCCGCGGCGAGATCGAGCGCTGA
- a CDS encoding DUF4333 domain-containing protein, whose protein sequence is MTARLLSAPVAVVPAVACLALATAGCSVSVRATGDAGLSRSEVEARVDAVLEDRLGRAPEAIDCPEPLLPEVGAEVRCSVTVDEDAVGATVTATAVEGRDLELDVVVDERAAS, encoded by the coding sequence GTGACTGCCCGACTGCTCAGCGCGCCCGTCGCCGTCGTCCCCGCCGTCGCCTGCCTCGCGCTCGCGACCGCCGGGTGCTCGGTGTCCGTCCGGGCGACCGGCGACGCCGGTCTGTCCCGCTCCGAGGTCGAGGCCCGGGTCGACGCGGTGCTCGAGGACCGCCTCGGCCGGGCGCCCGAGGCGATCGACTGCCCTGAGCCCCTGCTCCCGGAGGTGGGCGCCGAGGTGCGCTGCTCGGTCACCGTCGACGAGGACGCTGTCGGCGCGACCGTGACGGCGACCGCCGTGGAGGGCCGCGACCTCGAGCTCGACGTGGTCGTGGACGAGCGCGCGGCCTCGTGA